One Formosa agariphila KMM 3901 genomic window, TTGGAAGCGGAAAAACAAGTCTCATGAAATTAATCAGAAATTTATCTTTAAATAAAAGAAAGATTGAGGTAGTACCAACTAGAAATATAGTCTTTGCCTACAATCATCTCGGCACTAAAACCATTGAAGATTTCGGAAATAGGCACTGCTACTGCTTCGATGATTTGGGTATTGAACCTATGGGAAAATATTACGGAAACACTTACAACGTTATGGGAGAAATATTATTATCTCGCTATGAATTGTTTCTTGAAACAAACATAAAAACCCATTTGACGACCAATCTTAACGCTGTGGAAATTGAAGAACGCTATGGAACACGAGTCCGTTCCAGAATGCGCCATTTATTCAATCTGATAACATTTGACAAAGACACTACAGACAAACGTATTTAAAATCAAACCTTATGAAAATAGCCACCTTCAATATCCAAAATTTATTTCATCGCG contains:
- a CDS encoding P-loop NTPase family protein; translated protein: MTNLYKITEGDVEYTLGKMNGQMISYDFKKILEYLEAKGKLMFGQQFKIYKQDHDLILKLSCYFIKDESYCEARGIDLNKGILLSGPVGSGKTSLMKLIRNLSLNKRKIEVVPTRNIVFAYNHLGTKTIEDFGNRHCYCFDDLGIEPMGKYYGNTYNVMGEILLSRYELFLETNIKTHLTTNLNAVEIEERYGTRVRSRMRHLFNLITFDKDTTDKRI